A stretch of DNA from Pseudomonadales bacterium:
GCCGCTGTCATAACCGTCGCTCTGTCGCTTCGATGCCCACATGGCACGGGCGGCCTCGCCGATCAGACGACGGGCCGCCATCGCCTTCTCGCCGTGGCGCAACACGATGAATCGGAATGGCTGACGATTCGAGCCACTCGGACCGCGGCTCGCCGCAAACAGCATCGCGCGCAGGGCTTCTTCGGGTACCGGATCGTCGGTATAGCGTCGAATCGCCCGGGTGGATGTAAGCGCTTCGAACAAACCCAGCTCATCCGGCGGCAGCGCCTTATGCGCCAGGTCTTGATCAGTGGACATGGTTTTTTTACTTGTACAACAGCTCCGGGATGCTAACGGATTTGACCGGCGGGTTGAAATCCAGGGCACCATCGCCCCATGCCGCCATGCCCCTGCGGCTCAGTCATCGGCGCGCAGTTGCAGCACATAGCCGCTGGCCGGGTCTGCCTCCCCCGCGAGGAAAGCCTGATAAGTGGCTTCCAGTGCTGCCCGACCCTCGAGCCGCTGCACCCGGATCCAGTCCGCGGCGGCAGGCAGAAAGCCCTGCCAGGCTTCGGCAATACGGGCGGCCACCGTTTCCCGGCCCCATTCCTGATTGCGCTTCTGAATCTGGGAAGGGGCAAAGAACATGGTCGGTTTCGGTCCCGGCAGCACTTCCCCACCCGCTCCGATGGTCGCACTCTCCCAGTGGGTGGCCCCGACCGCGCAGCTGTAGGCCAGGGCATCCCCCAGATGGGTGTGCACGGCGCGGCGGATCGAACCACTCCCCGCCATATCCACCAGCACCGACCTCTCGCCAGGCAGTTGTGCCACTTCATCGTAGGTGCAGACGCTGTCGTAGCAGCCGAGACTCTCCACAAAGGCACGGTTTCCAGCAGAGGTCAGACCCAACACCCGACACTGCTCCCTGCGGTTCGAATGCAGCAGGTGAGCAAGACCGATCGAGGTTTTGCTCGAAGCGCTGGTGAGAATCACATTGGCGGCACCGAAAAAGTCCTGCTCGGCGAGGAAGTCGTCGAGAAAGAACGACGTCATGAACAGCGGCCGGTAGAGCATCTGCTCCGCCTCCCGGTGGCGATCGTAGCCCGGGTCAGTGGCGACATTCAGATACTGGTTGTACACCGGAGGCAGTTCACTGCGATGCGCTGCACCATCCATGAAGCCGTGGGCTGATACCCGGACAGGCTGCAGCACCGTGTGGGAAGCCATGGGGTAGTAGCCGTAAAAGCGCTGCCCGACCCCGACATCCGGACAGTTCGACTGCACCACCTCGCCGAAGCCCCAGACCGGGATGCACCCCCAGGGCTCGGGGGCCGGGAAAAACTTCCAGTAGCCGATGCTGTCTCCCGCCACCCCATAGGTGATGTTGTTGGCGGTGAGAGCGAAGGCGTCCACCCGCACATTGATCTGTCCGGGAGCCGGGTCGGGTAAGGTGCTGCGCACGAAGCGGGTGTTGGCCAGATGCAGCGCGGCATCGTGGGCGCGCTCACTCTGGAATGTCAGGCATTGCAGGGTCATAAGGGTCCCTCGTGACGGCTGATGATCGCAGAGCCTCACTCTAGGGAGCCTCTGATTAAGTATCAACGTCTCAGCGGCCTCCCGGGGACTCCCGCCGGGTGGCAGAGCCCGGCGC
This window harbors:
- a CDS encoding DUF2855 family protein, which produces MTLQCLTFQSERAHDAALHLANTRFVRSTLPDPAPGQINVRVDAFALTANNITYGVAGDSIGYWKFFPAPEPWGCIPVWGFGEVVQSNCPDVGVGQRFYGYYPMASHTVLQPVRVSAHGFMDGAAHRSELPPVYNQYLNVATDPGYDRHREAEQMLYRPLFMTSFFLDDFLAEQDFFGAANVILTSASSKTSIGLAHLLHSNRREQCRVLGLTSAGNRAFVESLGCYDSVCTYDEVAQLPGERSVLVDMAGSGSIRRAVHTHLGDALAYSCAVGATHWESATIGAGGEVLPGPKPTMFFAPSQIQKRNQEWGRETVAARIAEAWQGFLPAAADWIRVQRLEGRAALEATYQAFLAGEADPASGYVLQLRADD